One Ostrea edulis chromosome 6, xbOstEdul1.1, whole genome shotgun sequence genomic window, TTCCCGAGACTGTGGAGGGGTGACTGTCATCCCTGATACCAGCTGAATGGGCTCTGAACTAGGTCTGTCCTGTATCTCTTTCAACAAGCTTCCTTTTGGAGCACCCACATTATTCGCCTGGAATATATAGAATAGATTTATATACCCATTTCATTTATGTCATGCGTATACATcctataaaatatgaaaatacaccCGAATGTATCTGAATGAACTATACCTCATTGTTTTAGCATACCTGAAGAATTGCTAAATACAAGGCGTGGATTGCATTCTCTGCATTGGCTGGTTTTCCTGCCAGAGCCAAAACATTAGTCAACTCCTCTCCTGTTAACTTTTTGAATTCATGCTGTAGTTCTTCTAACTTATAGCGCTCCAGTGGATGGTCTTTTTTCAGCCTGGCGAACTGAGTAGGCGTGGGTACGACTTTAAGTTCCATCATCACAGGCATGATGCTCTTTCCCAGAAAGGAGTGTTTTTCTTTTAGTATCACGGCCATTTCCTGTAATATGATAcattaaaatgtaaatcaaaCAATGAAAACGCTCCGGCGTGCTCTGATCACTTGGACTCTAGCCAAGCTGCACCTTATCAACTCTGGCTAGGATGACCTTCACCCTGCCACCAAACGTGCGTGTCAAAGCATCGtgcaatgaaaattaaatgttCAATGAAATTCATCATCATAAAACAGTAAAACTAGTAAAATTAATATATTCtgctgaaaacaaataacaagaTGTAGTTATCAAATATTTCAACCTCAcgaaatgatatatttatagGCACcctatataggcctatatagtAGGCCCTGTTCCGTGACCTTTGCATCTTATTGTCGAAGAAAAAGTAACTGCAATTCAACTACAAAACGTAGTATATAATACAATTACTATATTCAGCTCACCATGCTGCACGAGTACATAGGAATACTAAACATATATCAATACCATGGTGACACACATTCACTTTATCCTGCCCATGACTCACTGTCAATGGCCGACACAAAACTTGAGCTCCCGCAGAAGTTCAAATAAGTGATTCAACAACTATTAATAGCCTCCACCGGACTAACTAGAATAAATGTAGCCTCCGGCCGCACCTCCTGGCTACTAACATTACACTTTCCCAAAACTGACcaaaagaaaggaaaatataCTCACGCTCGAAGCTGCTGCAGAAAAACCGCGTGCACTCAGTAGCACGCTTCTTCAGAAAGTGTCAATTCTCGTGAATCCCCCTTACACATACCTCTTTTCATCACATGTTACACCTCTTGCCTCAACAGATGTTTATCGTTTTTgaaatgtagaatttttttttaattgtaatagccaacaaaaaaaataatgcatgaTTTTGGGGAGGGAGGGGCTGCAAAATATTAAACCAAGGGATATATAAACAATTCTCGCATACTAGGATTTCTCTTAAAAAAATATGATCAACTCGGGATATCTTAAACAGTTATTCATGTATGTGTGTACAACATTAGAGCAATACATAGGCTAATGCTTATTTATACATATAGCTGTATATCTCCGAGTACCCAAACATCAGTAAGCGGAAAACACGCTGCAATACTCTCtgaattatattttgatttatttttttttgggggggggggttgtttgcTACACTTAGTAATGAACTTGAACATTGTTTTAAGTACAATACTATTAACAAAATGTTCACTTATTGAGCTTATATAACACCAATAAATAGAACGTGTATCACATTCGTGTGTATTACACCCAACTAACCCAACTCCGTGACCAGGGCCCTCTACAGTATGGCAACATTTCTTTTGTCCCTGTTTCTCAAACTTGTAAACagagaaaacaatttttaagatttgaaaaagtattaaatTGTATTCTAAGAAAAGTATCAACAACAGAAATAAATAGCGTTAATAAAAcgtatttttatttacatgtaataatgtcgCTCTAACATTATCTCCGACGTGTAGTGCATCGGGGCAAATCTAGacgaaaatttaaatattttacccaCATTAATAAATATGGCAGATCATCTTTAACCCTTGACATAGACCTTCATAAAAGTGCCTGTCAGGTGAAAATAAGGATGTTGGCGCTGCGACGCAGGAATCGACGTGAAAGGGAAAGTGCTACTGATTTCACATCAAATGTGATAGATATAATAGATCacgtatcaatttattgttgttgttttttttaacatattctTGAATTGACTGTTAGGCCTATAATTTATCGGCATTTCATTGTAGATTTTCAGCATGGaaaaaaatgacgtcacaatcacattcctttaaaaacTGCGCAGGGTTTCCCGAAATTGACGGACTTAGGGACTTTATGTATTTTGACATTCACCTTTTAGGGACTTTATGTATTTTGACATTCACCTTTTAGAATCAATCATTATAGATATGATTTGATTTTCCCtcttgcacccccccccccccctttgctttataattttacagcaaataatacatgtatctgaacgttaataaaaaaaaagtcacaatgcaTAGGTTTTCTTCATACACGTGGAAATAAATAGTAGAAAAATAATGTTGTAAATAGTTGaggaccccccaccccccacccccccccccccccccccccccccccccccccacgatAGAATGCTTTATCGTTAAAGTGATTCAATTTCCTACGGAGAACCAGTCTccagacacagttagattattctaactacccctttccaggatttcacgtgttttatgactgaaattagtacatatcatacatgtatattgcttaacggaATTTCTTCAGGATCTCGTTTACTGTAGATCTGAACCTTAACTTAGAAACCCGAGTTTTAATACAGTCAGATTTACACGTATAATGAAATATCAGAGGTTGCtcgttcaa contains:
- the LOC125646917 gene encoding uncharacterized protein LOC125646917, whose protein sequence is MAVILKEKHSFLGKSIMPVMMELKVVPTPTQFARLKKDHPLERYKLEELQHEFKKLTGEELTNVLALAGKPANAENAIHALYLAILQANNVGAPKGSLLKEIQDRPSSEPIQLVSGMTVTPPQSRETGSLESRMKKLEENLATQHKQSVDDALRNVRTITARPKLVSPEVLIAALEALVDSASVGNHPDKDFFKKSLIACRQH